ACTCCACCAGATCGCGCTCGCCTGCGCCGTGCTGGACCCAAATCGTCTTTGCGTTGACGAACTCGCGGATGCCGTGTCGGCTCAGTTCGCGACCGTAACCGGAGTTCTTCACGCCGCCGAAGGGGACGCGGGGGTCGGATTTCTCCATCTCGTTGACGAACGCCATGCCCGCCTCTAGTCGGCGGGCGACGCGCTCGCCGCGTTCGAGGTCCTCCGTCCAGACGCTCGAAGCGAGTCCGAACTTCACGTCGTTGGCGAGGCGGATCGCCGCCTCCTCGTCGGGCACCTGAAAGACCGTCGCGACGGGGCCGAAGATCTCCTCGGTGGCTCCGGTCGAATCCTTGGGCACGTCGGTGAGGACGGTCGGCGGGTAGAACGCCCCCTCGCGGTCCATCGGTTCGCCGCCGGTCTGCACCTCGGCACCGGCGTCGACCGTCTCCTGCACCTGCTCGTGGAGGACCTCGACGAGGTCCTCCCGGGCCTGTGGCCCGACTTCGGTCTCCTCGTCGGTCGGGTCGCCCACCGTGAGCGACTCCACCTCCTCGACGAACCGCTCGACGAACTCGTCGTACACCTCCTCGACGACAATGAAGCGCTTGGCGGCGATGCAGGACTGCCCGGAGTTCTGCACGCGGGCCCACGCACCCGTCTCCGCAGCCTGATCGAGCGGCGCGTCCTCGAGGACGACGAACGGGTCGCTCCCGCCGAGTTCGAGCACCGAGGGCTTGAGGTGCTTGCCGGCGCTCTCGCCGACCGACCGACCCGCCCCCTCGCTCCCGGTGAGCGTGACCGCGGCGACGCGGTCGTCGCCGATGACGTCGTCGACCGTATCCGAGCCGACGAGCAGGCTGGTGAACGCGCCCTCGGGGAAGCCCGCTTCGCGGAACACTTCCTCGATAGCCTTCGCGCAGCCGGGGACGTTCGAGGCGTGCTTCAGCAGACCGACGTTGCCGGCCGCGAGATTCGGCGCGGCGAAGCGGAACACCTGCCAGAAGGGGAAGTTCCACGGCATCACGGCCAGCACGACGCCCAGTGGATCGTAGCTCACGAACGCGTGGG
This genomic stretch from Haloprofundus salilacus harbors:
- a CDS encoding NAD-dependent succinate-semialdehyde dehydrogenase: MESVNPATGEQLETYDSHTDEEVDEFLDRAAGTADSWQETSFAERQALLNEAADVLRENEDRYAQLMTEEMGKPIAQSHSEVQKCAWVCEYYAERAEEHLQDEVIGTKPNAHAFVSYDPLGVVLAVMPWNFPFWQVFRFAAPNLAAGNVGLLKHASNVPGCAKAIEEVFREAGFPEGAFTSLLVGSDTVDDVIGDDRVAAVTLTGSEGAGRSVGESAGKHLKPSVLELGGSDPFVVLEDAPLDQAAETGAWARVQNSGQSCIAAKRFIVVEEVYDEFVERFVEEVESLTVGDPTDEETEVGPQAREDLVEVLHEQVQETVDAGAEVQTGGEPMDREGAFYPPTVLTDVPKDSTGATEEIFGPVATVFQVPDEEAAIRLANDVKFGLASSVWTEDLERGERVARRLEAGMAFVNEMEKSDPRVPFGGVKNSGYGRELSRHGIREFVNAKTIWVQHGAGERDLVE